The genomic stretch GACATCCCTTACAACGTGATCTCGTCATCGATGGAAGGCTGGGGGAGATACCAACTCGTCAAGTCGCCAGAAGAGGCGGACCTCATCATGAAGATCGTCGCACCCTCGGACGGTGGGGGTGGGGTGACGGTCTCGAGTTCGACCAAGAGCGATGAATTCGGCAGACCCCAAGATTCCGTTTCCAGTACTCGTGAGCTGTCTTCCGGCGATGGAACGGTGAAGCTCGTCGTCTATGACGCTCACAGCAAGGTGCCGCTGTGGTCGGCAACGGAAGAGGCGAAGGGCGCGATGCGCCAGAAGGCGCGCGAGGACAACCTGGTGAAGGCGTCGGAAAAGGTTTTCACGAAGTTTCACGACCGCATCGAGCCACCAGCGAAAGCACAGTAGTCTCATTGATCCCGCGAATGGAGCGCTGAAGATTCATGATGAGAATCCCTGCATTCCTACTCCTGTTGTTTTCATTCAACGTGTTTGCGCAGCAATCCCAACCTTCGGCGGACCGCGCCGGAGTGCGCCTGGAATGGTGGAAGGAGTCCCGCGCGAATGTTTATCTGAACGATTTCGGCGAGTTGAATCGGTACCGTGAGGCGAATCAGGCGCTGCCGGCAGAGAAGCCTGGAGAAAACCGAGTCGTGTTTTACGGTGACTCGATCACGGACATCTGGAAGATCGCCGACTCGTTTCCCGGCAAGCCATACATCAATCGAGGCATCAGCGGGCAGACGACCTCGCAGATGCTCGTGCGCTTCCGCCAGGACGTGATCAAACTGCATCCGAAAGTCGTCGTCATACTGGCTGGCACCAACGACATTGCCGGCAACACAGGCCCGATCTCGCTGGAAGATATCGAGGGCAACATGGCCTCGATGACGGAATTGGCGCGAGCCCATGACATCGCCGTGGTGTGGTCGTCGGTCACGCCGGTTAACAATTACACGCCGCGCTCGCAGGACTTCTTCGCGACACGGCCACCGGCTGAGATCCTCGAGCTGAATCGTTGGCTGAAGCAGTATTGCGCGGACAACCACCTCGTTTACCTCGACTACTTTTCCGCGATGGTCGACAAAGATGGCTTGCTGCGGCGCGATCTCGCCGAAGATGGATTGCATCCGAACGCTGCGGGATTCGCGATCATGGCTCCGCTGGCGGAGGCCGCCATCCAGAAGGCGCTTGCGTCGCACTAAAGCCCTGAAAAAAAGCCCCACCCTGGCAACTAAGGCCAGGATGGGGCACGATCCTTACGAGGGATTCAGGCCAGATCAAACAGGATTACTTCCGACTTCTCGCCGTTCGCATTTGTTAGCTGGAAGGCACCTTCCTCAGCGATGGCGGCGCCGTCGCCCGGTTTCAGGGTTTCGCCATTCAGGACGACGCTTCCGCGCGCTACCTGCAGCCAGCCGTAGCGGCCGGGCGCGAAGATGTGCCGAGGAGTGTCACCGGGCTCGAGCACGGACGCATACACATTGGCGTCCTGGTGGATCTTCACGGAACCCTCGCGTGCGTCGGGCGAAGCGATGAGGCGGAACTTGCCGCGCTTCTCCGTATCCGGAAAAGTCTTCTGCTCGTAGCTCGGCTTGAGCCCTTCCTGCTCGGGCAGCAGCCATATCTGTAACAGGTGCACCCAGTCCTTCTTCGAGTGGTTGAACTCGCTGTGGCGGACGCCGGTTCCAGCGCTCATACGCTGAACCTCTCCGGGCTGAATACTCGACCCATTGCCCATGCTGTCGCGGTGCGCCAGTTCGCCCTCGAGAACGTAGGTGATGATCTCCATGTCGCGATGGCCGTGCATGCCGAAGCCCATGCCGGGCTTCACCCAGTCTTCGTTTATCACGCGCAAGGCTCGGAAGCCCATGTTGGCCGGATCGTAGTAATCGCCGAATGAAAATGTATGAAAAGTGTTGAGCCAGCCGTGGTCGAAATGGCCACGTTCACTGGAACGCCGGACCTGGATCATGGGGCCTCCTTTTGCGCCTGCCGATAAATTATTCGTTATAACAGATGATTGGACAGCAAAAAGGATTCAGGCTGTGCTCGGTGCGGGGTTCATCGCGTTTCGGAAAGGTGCCAGGTTCCCATAAGAAAAGCCCCACCCTGGAATGCCAGGGTGGGGCACAATCAAAGGACTTCGAAGGAAGTTAGAAGGTGAACTTCGCTCCCAGTTGGACGATGCGCTGCCCAGACGTTCCGTTCGGCAAGCCGAAGTAGGTGAACGGTGCGTTCGCCTGGTTCTGCTGGACCAGGCACTGTTGCCCGACGGCATAGTTTGAACCGCAGGGATTCACCGGGTTGGGATTGCTGGGAGTGGGTGCCGGAACGGTTGTCACAGCGTACTGCTGGTTCCGAACGCTTGTCACGTTGAAGTGGTTGAAGAGGTTGAAGGCTTCGCCGAAGAACTGAAGCTTGGTCCCTTCGGTGATCTTCACCGTCCGCGTGATGCGAGGATCGAGCGAGTAGGTGGCGGGCAGGTTGAAGGTGTCGCGGCCCACGCCCGGCGTACGATCCGTCTGGCGGTTGCTATCGTTGTTGAGGTCGCTTCCGAGCAGTGCGGAATACGGCTGTCCGCTCTGCGCGGTGAAGATGCTGCTCAACTCCCATCCGCCCAGAACGCCCTTGGCGATCCGGTTCATGTTGCCGGTGTAGGCATTGAGATCCCATACGCCGCTGACTACGAAGCGGTGCCGCATGTCGTTCACGCCGCTGGCGTAGTCAAGGAAGGGACTCAACGGGTCCGCCACCATTTTGGCGTCGTCGCCGCTGGAGAACGGGACCACCGAGGTCGCATCCGGAGCGTTGTCGAGGACATGGCTCCAGGTGTACGAAATTGCCATCTGGTAGTTCTGCGCGAACCGTTTCTTCACTTCCAGGGTCATGCCGTTGTAGTTCGAGCTGGCAGTGCTCTCGAACTGCGCGATGCGGGAGAATCCGGCTACGGGTCGAACCGACGAATACTTCAGGTAGCTGAGTGTGTCGGTTGTTCCGGCAAGACCGATCGTGGCCGGGGTCGGCGGTGCCAGGTTGACGTCGCGAGTACGCTGCAGATCGCTACCGCCAACATAGATATAGCCGAGCGATACCGACCAGTCTTTGCCAATACCGTACTCGACGCCGAGGTTAGCCTGGTTTACGAGCGGGTTCTTGAAGTCCTTGCTGAAAACGTAAATGGAAGGGACGCCCGCGGTGCCGCCCGAGGGAGCCGAGCAACTCGGACTCGGAACTGGGGCGCCGCATTGTGTGTTGGGGTACGTGGGAGCGTCGGTACCCTTAAAAGTCAGCGTACCGACGTTGATGCCATTGTTCGACATCGCGGTGCCGATCATGATCGACGGCGTGCTTCCGTAGAAGACTCCGTAGCCGCCGCGGACAACGAGCTTGTCACTCACCGCGTAGGCGAAGCCGAGGCGCGGACCGAAGTTGTTGCGGTCTACCGGGATGAGCGCAGTGTTGAAGCCGGCCGCCATAGCGACTGGATTCTGGACCGTTGGCTGCTTGATTCTCTGCTCGTCATAGCGCAGGCCGAGATTCAACGTCAGCTTGTTATTGACGCGCCAGTCATCCTGCACAAACCCAGCCCACTGCAGAATGTCAGGATGCGTCGTCGGACCGGTGGTACCGGCTCCGGCGAAAGCCTGTGAGAAGCTGACCCCAGGGTTGTTGGTGCCGTTCAAGCTGGCGCCAAAATCTTCCAGGCTATTGAACGTGTACGCACCGGAGAAGTTGCCGGGGAAGAAATTCAGAATCTTGTCCTGAACCATGTCCGCGCCGAACTTCAGAGTGTGTCTGCCACGAACCCATGTGATGTTGTCGGCGTACTGCCAGTGCTTGATGGTGGTTTCGCGCGGGCTGAAGCTGTTGCGCCCCACCGTGAGCAGCGTGTTGCCGGCTTCCCGCACAACGGCTTCCGGAAGATCGCTGTTGGCCAGTCCGGGTTCGCTGTCGCGAAGGAACGTGACGCGGAACTGGTTGATCGTTGAGTTGTTCAAGGTTGTGGTGACGGAACCAGTGATGGTATCCGTGTGGACATTGGAGTCGCCGGTG from Terriglobia bacterium encodes the following:
- a CDS encoding SGNH/GDSL hydrolase family protein; the encoded protein is MMRIPAFLLLLFSFNVFAQQSQPSADRAGVRLEWWKESRANVYLNDFGELNRYREANQALPAEKPGENRVVFYGDSITDIWKIADSFPGKPYINRGISGQTTSQMLVRFRQDVIKLHPKVVVILAGTNDIAGNTGPISLEDIEGNMASMTELARAHDIAVVWSSVTPVNNYTPRSQDFFATRPPAEILELNRWLKQYCADNHLVYLDYFSAMVDKDGLLRRDLAEDGLHPNAAGFAIMAPLAEAAIQKALASH
- a CDS encoding TonB-dependent receptor; its protein translation is MKTKSLVCFACLVLLLLTTPSTVWAQSLAGGAIEGTVTDATGAVLPGATVTVLNSATGAKQETTSKSDGLFQFPVLTAGKYTLSVSKAGFATVQNSEVSLPVGGKLNIPVSLPVASKGETVNVSSEIPVIETTRTQVSSNVNERSIRDLPVNGRNFIDFVLLTPGVTRDVRTGDLSFAGQRGTLNSLTVDGSDDNNSFFGQTTGRTGSGRAPYQFSQDAVQEFQVNTNSYSAELGRAGGAVVNVITKSGTNAFHGAAFEFYRDQSLNANDPIAKLNNALRNAPPPAKSKYHFNQFGGDVGGPIVKDKLFFFFDYDGQRNHQPNVVTYTPPVIASPTANQTTALDYLAGLANSYTRGLNQDTYLTKVDWNAGKNQISGRWNRQLFTGSDFENGGPVNSEQHTGDSNVHTDTITGSVTTTLNNSTINQFRVTFLRDSEPGLANSDLPEAVVREAGNTLLTVGRNSFSPRETTIKHWQYADNITWVRGRHTLKFGADMVQDKILNFFPGNFSGAYTFNSLEDFGASLNGTNNPGVSFSQAFAGAGTTGPTTHPDILQWAGFVQDDWRVNNKLTLNLGLRYDEQRIKQPTVQNPVAMAAGFNTALIPVDRNNFGPRLGFAYAVSDKLVVRGGYGVFYGSTPSIMIGTAMSNNGINVGTLTFKGTDAPTYPNTQCGAPVPSPSCSAPSGGTAGVPSIYVFSKDFKNPLVNQANLGVEYGIGKDWSVSLGYIYVGGSDLQRTRDVNLAPPTPATIGLAGTTDTLSYLKYSSVRPVAGFSRIAQFESTASSNYNGMTLEVKKRFAQNYQMAISYTWSHVLDNAPDATSVVPFSSGDDAKMVADPLSPFLDYASGVNDMRHRFVVSGVWDLNAYTGNMNRIAKGVLGGWELSSIFTAQSGQPYSALLGSDLNNDSNRQTDRTPGVGRDTFNLPATYSLDPRITRTVKITEGTKLQFFGEAFNLFNHFNVTSVRNQQYAVTTVPAPTPSNPNPVNPCGSNYAVGQQCLVQQNQANAPFTYFGLPNGTSGQRIVQLGAKFTF
- a CDS encoding pirin family protein yields the protein MIQVRRSSERGHFDHGWLNTFHTFSFGDYYDPANMGFRALRVINEDWVKPGMGFGMHGHRDMEIITYVLEGELAHRDSMGNGSSIQPGEVQRMSAGTGVRHSEFNHSKKDWVHLLQIWLLPEQEGLKPSYEQKTFPDTEKRGKFRLIASPDAREGSVKIHQDANVYASVLEPGDTPRHIFAPGRYGWLQVARGSVVLNGETLKPGDGAAIAEEGAFQLTNANGEKSEVILFDLA